The Quadrisphaera sp. DSM 44207 genome window below encodes:
- a CDS encoding FAD-linked oxidase C-terminal domain-containing protein: MSTSHGTTTTAGPHLGPTPPEETGATGERGANAAAIAQVARAARAVLSEDGVIDDHAQLRTYECDGLAHYRVTPALVVMPESTEQVAAVVRACAEHGVPFVARGSGTGLSGGALPRADGVLIVTSRMRGIREVRRDDQRAVVEPGVINLQLTRATTPLGYYFAPDPSSQQVCSIGGNLAENSGGAHCLKYGFTTNHVLGAELVTPGGDVVLLGGLAPDAPGYDLLGTVVGSEGTLGVVTAVTVRLVRLPEEVRTVLAGFPSTDDAGAATSAIIGAGIVPAAVEMMDVLAIEAAEAAVHAGYPAGAGAVLIVELDGAAGDVEHEHAQVDHLCRQHGAFEMRVATDPAERALVWKGRKSAFAAVGRISPDYIVQDGVIPRTALPEVLRAIAELSASSGVRVANVFHAGDGNLHPLVLFDERVEGATEAAERVSGAILDLCIGHGGSITGEHGVGIDKAAYMPRMFTDDDLDTMQLVRCAFDPGGIANPGKVFPTPRLCGEVPGRHRGAHPLQQAGLAEVF, encoded by the coding sequence ATGAGCACCAGCCACGGCACCACCACGACCGCGGGCCCGCACCTGGGGCCCACCCCTCCCGAGGAGACCGGGGCCACCGGCGAGCGCGGCGCGAACGCGGCCGCGATCGCGCAGGTCGCCCGCGCGGCGCGGGCCGTGCTCTCCGAGGACGGGGTCATCGACGACCACGCCCAGCTGCGCACCTACGAGTGCGACGGCCTGGCCCACTACCGCGTCACCCCCGCGCTGGTGGTGATGCCGGAGAGCACCGAGCAGGTGGCCGCGGTGGTGCGCGCGTGCGCCGAGCACGGCGTCCCGTTCGTCGCCCGCGGCTCCGGCACCGGCCTGTCCGGAGGAGCGCTGCCGCGCGCGGACGGCGTCCTGATCGTCACCTCGCGCATGCGGGGGATCCGCGAGGTGCGCCGCGACGACCAGCGCGCCGTCGTCGAGCCCGGCGTGATCAACCTGCAGCTGACGCGGGCCACGACGCCGCTGGGCTACTACTTCGCCCCCGATCCCTCCAGCCAGCAGGTGTGCTCCATCGGCGGCAACCTGGCCGAGAACTCCGGTGGCGCGCACTGCCTGAAGTACGGCTTCACCACCAACCACGTCCTCGGCGCCGAGCTGGTCACCCCCGGCGGGGACGTCGTGCTACTCGGCGGCCTGGCCCCCGACGCGCCCGGCTACGACCTGCTCGGCACCGTCGTCGGCTCCGAGGGCACCCTCGGCGTGGTCACCGCGGTCACCGTGCGCCTGGTGCGGCTGCCCGAGGAGGTGCGCACGGTCCTGGCGGGCTTCCCCTCCACGGACGACGCCGGCGCGGCGACGTCGGCGATCATCGGCGCCGGCATCGTGCCCGCGGCGGTGGAGATGATGGACGTCCTCGCCATCGAGGCCGCCGAGGCCGCCGTGCACGCCGGCTACCCGGCCGGCGCGGGCGCCGTCCTCATCGTCGAGCTGGACGGCGCGGCCGGCGACGTCGAGCACGAGCACGCGCAGGTGGACCACCTGTGCCGCCAGCACGGCGCCTTCGAGATGAGGGTGGCCACCGACCCGGCGGAGCGGGCCCTGGTGTGGAAGGGCCGCAAGTCCGCCTTCGCGGCCGTGGGCCGCATCAGCCCCGACTACATCGTCCAGGACGGCGTGATCCCGCGCACCGCCCTGCCGGAGGTGCTGCGGGCCATCGCCGAGCTGTCCGCCTCCTCGGGGGTGCGGGTGGCGAACGTCTTCCACGCCGGCGACGGCAACCTGCACCCCCTGGTGCTCTTCGACGAGCGCGTCGAGGGAGCCACGGAAGCCGCCGAGCGGGTCAGCGGCGCGATCCTCGACCTGTGCATCGGCCACGGCGGCTCGATCACCGGCGAGCACGGGGTGGGCATCGACAAGGCCGCCTACATGCCGCGGATGTTCACCGACGACGACCTGGACACCATGCAGCTGGTGCGCTGCGCCTTCGACCCGGGCGGCATCGCCAACCCCGGCAAGGTGTTCCCGACCCCGCGCCTGTGCGGGGAGGTGCCCGGCCGGCACAGGGGCGCCCACCCGCTGCAGCAGGCCGGGCTGGCGGAGGTCTTCTGA
- the aceB gene encoding malate synthase A: protein MDIPEGVEITGPVHPRYEEVLTPRSLGLLALLQRELGQRRLDLLARRAERVAELAAGGTLGFLPETKDVREDESWRVADPAPGLVDRRVEITGPTDRKMTVNALNSGARVWLADHEDANTPLWENVVGGQLNLLDAITRRIDFTSPEGKAYALRPDEELATVVVRPRGWHLPEKHVRVDGQEASGSLVDFALYLATSGQLQIDRGLGPYFYLPKMESHLEARLWNDAFVLAQDHLGIPRGTIRATVLIETYPAAFEMEEILHELREHSAGLNAGRWDYMFSVIKSFRTRGQEFLLPDRNSVTMTVPFMRAYTELLVRTCHKRGAHAIGGMAAFIPSKDPAINEQAFARVRADKEREAADGFDGSWVAHPGMVEICREAFTAVLGERPNQLERKREDVSVSAEQLLDVASAQGEITEAGLRSNVSVGIQYIESWLRGSGAVGINNLMEDAATAEISRSQVWQWLHNDVELSNGQRVTRELVERIIDEEVAAIRERVGEERFAAGRWDDARATFVESALADEYADFLTLPAYERMP, encoded by the coding sequence GTGGACATCCCCGAGGGCGTGGAGATCACTGGACCGGTGCACCCCCGGTACGAGGAGGTGCTCACCCCCCGGTCCCTGGGCCTGCTCGCCCTGCTGCAGCGCGAGCTGGGCCAGCGGCGCCTGGACCTGCTCGCCCGGCGGGCCGAGCGCGTCGCGGAGCTCGCCGCGGGCGGCACCCTGGGCTTCCTGCCGGAGACGAAGGACGTGCGCGAGGACGAGAGCTGGCGCGTGGCCGACCCGGCGCCGGGCCTGGTCGACCGCCGCGTGGAGATCACCGGCCCGACCGACCGCAAGATGACGGTCAACGCCCTGAACTCCGGCGCCCGGGTGTGGCTGGCCGACCACGAGGACGCGAACACCCCGCTGTGGGAGAACGTCGTCGGCGGGCAGCTGAACCTGCTCGACGCGATCACCCGCCGCATCGACTTCACCAGCCCCGAGGGCAAGGCGTACGCGCTGCGCCCGGACGAGGAGCTGGCGACCGTCGTCGTGCGCCCCCGCGGCTGGCACCTGCCGGAGAAGCACGTGCGGGTCGACGGGCAGGAGGCCTCCGGCAGCCTGGTCGACTTCGCCCTGTACCTGGCGACCAGCGGGCAGCTGCAGATCGACCGCGGCCTGGGCCCCTACTTCTACCTGCCGAAGATGGAGTCCCACCTCGAGGCGCGCCTGTGGAACGACGCGTTCGTCCTCGCCCAGGACCACCTCGGCATCCCGCGCGGCACGATCCGCGCCACGGTGCTCATCGAGACCTACCCGGCCGCCTTCGAGATGGAGGAGATCCTCCACGAGCTGCGCGAGCACTCGGCGGGGCTGAACGCCGGGCGCTGGGACTACATGTTCAGCGTCATCAAGAGCTTCCGCACGCGCGGGCAGGAGTTCCTGCTCCCCGACCGCAACTCCGTGACGATGACGGTGCCGTTCATGCGCGCCTACACCGAGCTGCTGGTGCGCACCTGCCACAAGCGCGGCGCGCACGCCATCGGCGGCATGGCCGCGTTCATCCCCTCCAAGGACCCGGCGATCAACGAGCAGGCCTTCGCCAGGGTCCGCGCCGACAAGGAGCGCGAGGCCGCCGACGGCTTCGACGGCTCCTGGGTGGCCCACCCGGGCATGGTGGAGATCTGCCGGGAGGCGTTCACCGCCGTCCTGGGGGAGCGGCCGAACCAGCTGGAGCGGAAGCGCGAGGACGTGAGCGTCAGCGCCGAGCAGCTGCTCGACGTCGCCTCCGCGCAGGGGGAGATCACCGAGGCCGGGCTGCGCAGCAACGTCAGCGTCGGCATCCAGTACATCGAGTCGTGGCTGCGCGGCTCCGGCGCCGTGGGGATCAACAACCTCATGGAGGACGCCGCGACCGCGGAGATCTCCCGCAGCCAGGTGTGGCAGTGGCTGCACAACGACGTCGAGCTGTCGAACGGGCAGCGGGTGACCCGCGAGCTCGTCGAGCGGATCATCGACGAGGAGGTCGCGGCGATCCGCGAGCGCGTCGGGGAGGAGCGCTTCGCGGCCGGCCGCTGGGACGACGCGCGCGCCACCTTCGTCGAGAGCGCCCTGGCGGACGAGTACGCGGACTTCCTGACCCTGCCCGCCTACGAGCGCATGCCCTGA
- a CDS encoding IclR family transcriptional regulator, whose amino-acid sequence MPAAAARPDGVQSLDRALDLLERMSDAGGEVGLTELAEATGLPLPTIHRLLRTLVRRGYARQLPSRRYALGPQLVRLGEGASGAISAWARPALAQLADAVGETANLAVLDGDLVVYVAQAPSRHAMRMFTEVGRRVHPHCTGVGKALLARLPDDAVRALLARTGMPARTEATLADPEALLAELAATRERGWALDDGEQEVGVRCFAVALPDGAVPAAVSVSGPAARVTRESAERVVPLLRATAAALATRPDAPR is encoded by the coding sequence GTGCCCGCAGCCGCCGCGAGGCCGGACGGGGTCCAGTCCCTCGACCGCGCGCTCGACCTGCTCGAGCGCATGAGCGACGCCGGCGGGGAGGTCGGGCTCACCGAGCTCGCGGAGGCGACCGGGTTGCCCCTGCCGACCATCCACCGCCTGCTGCGCACGCTGGTGCGCCGCGGCTACGCGCGCCAGCTGCCCTCGCGCCGCTACGCCCTCGGGCCGCAGCTGGTGCGCCTCGGGGAGGGCGCCTCCGGGGCGATCAGCGCCTGGGCGCGCCCGGCGCTGGCCCAGCTCGCCGACGCCGTCGGCGAGACGGCGAACCTGGCCGTGCTCGACGGCGACCTCGTCGTCTACGTCGCGCAGGCCCCCTCGCGCCACGCGATGCGGATGTTCACCGAGGTGGGCCGGCGCGTGCACCCGCACTGCACCGGGGTGGGCAAGGCCCTGCTCGCGCGCCTGCCGGACGACGCCGTGCGCGCCCTGCTGGCCCGCACGGGCATGCCGGCGCGCACCGAGGCGACGCTGGCCGACCCGGAGGCGCTGCTGGCCGAGCTGGCCGCCACGCGCGAGCGCGGCTGGGCGCTCGACGACGGCGAGCAGGAGGTCGGGGTCCGCTGCTTCGCGGTGGCGCTGCCGGACGGCGCGGTGCCGGCGGCGGTCTCCGTGTCCGGGCCCGCGGCCCGGGTCACCCGCGAGTCCGCCGAGCGCGTCGTGCCCCTGCTGCGCGCCACCGCGGCCGCCCTGGCCACCCGCCCCGACGCGCCGAGGTGA
- a CDS encoding acetamidase/formamidase family protein produces MDQDQAAHARDVLVAGLGRRTFLRAAAGVGTAGATAAAAAVAAAAPAGARAPGAGAVELPREVLQPGRGRIDGDHYLRPEPDQVRWGYVPAIGSEPVLSVRSGRTVTIDTVSHEGIMEDQGRDPVAWFASRGVPRSQVLDDAVAVAAEYDRHRRDFDADGPHVVVGPVRVEGAEPGDVLKIETLSAVPRVPYGVVSSRHGKGALPRRPDGSAPEGIALEEVMPPVDTDGRATRDPRSYGNVSVFTPVRRGRGGVTSAFLPRGRRGQVQFPIAPFMGMMGVASASAPSETDPALNSIPPTLGGGNIDIALLGAGSTFYVPVTSPGALFFVGDPHMSMGGAEVALTALEGSLRATFRLTACKPGSGDAPSVAFSYPFAETPQVWAPVGLSDPDGSVGGQGGDLDVAMRRAVVNALDFLETDLGMDRSVGYAYLSAAVDFTISQVVDRTVGVHGVIPKAHFDA; encoded by the coding sequence GTGGACCAGGACCAGGCCGCCCACGCCCGCGACGTGCTCGTCGCCGGGCTCGGACGCCGCACCTTCCTGCGCGCGGCAGCCGGCGTGGGCACCGCCGGCGCCACTGCGGCGGCCGCCGCAGTGGCCGCCGCGGCACCGGCGGGCGCCCGCGCGCCCGGCGCGGGGGCGGTGGAGCTGCCGCGCGAGGTGCTGCAGCCGGGGAGGGGACGCATCGACGGCGACCACTACCTGCGCCCGGAGCCGGACCAGGTGCGCTGGGGGTACGTGCCGGCGATCGGCAGCGAGCCCGTGCTGAGCGTGCGCTCGGGCCGCACGGTGACCATCGACACCGTCTCCCACGAGGGGATCATGGAGGACCAGGGCCGCGACCCCGTGGCCTGGTTCGCCAGCAGGGGCGTCCCCCGCTCCCAGGTGCTGGACGACGCGGTGGCCGTCGCGGCCGAGTACGACCGGCACCGGCGCGACTTCGACGCCGACGGCCCCCACGTGGTGGTCGGGCCGGTGCGCGTCGAGGGCGCCGAGCCCGGCGACGTCCTGAAGATCGAGACGCTGTCGGCGGTGCCGCGCGTGCCCTACGGGGTCGTCTCCAGCCGGCACGGCAAGGGGGCCCTGCCCCGCCGCCCCGACGGCTCGGCTCCGGAGGGGATCGCGCTGGAGGAGGTGATGCCGCCGGTGGACACCGACGGGCGCGCCACGAGGGACCCGCGGTCCTACGGCAACGTCTCGGTGTTCACCCCGGTCCGGCGCGGCCGGGGCGGGGTGACGAGCGCCTTCCTGCCCCGTGGCCGGCGCGGACAGGTGCAGTTCCCGATCGCGCCCTTCATGGGGATGATGGGCGTGGCCTCCGCGTCCGCGCCCAGCGAGACCGACCCGGCGCTGAACTCCATCCCGCCCACCCTGGGCGGCGGGAACATCGACATCGCCCTGCTCGGCGCCGGCTCCACCTTCTACGTCCCGGTCACCAGCCCCGGGGCGCTGTTCTTCGTCGGCGACCCGCACATGTCCATGGGCGGCGCCGAGGTGGCGCTGACGGCCCTGGAGGGATCGCTGCGCGCCACCTTCCGGCTCACCGCGTGCAAGCCCGGCTCCGGGGACGCCCCGTCCGTGGCCTTCTCCTACCCCTTCGCGGAGACCCCGCAGGTGTGGGCGCCCGTCGGGCTGTCCGACCCCGACGGCTCCGTCGGCGGCCAGGGCGGCGACCTCGACGTCGCGATGCGGCGTGCCGTCGTCAACGCGCTCGACTTCCTCGAGACCGACCTCGGGATGGACCGCTCGGTCGGCTACGCCTACCTGTCCGCGGCCGTGGACTTCACGATCTCCCAGGTGGTCGACCGCACCGTCGGCGTGCACGGGGTGATCCCCAAGGCCCACTTCGACGCCTGA
- a CDS encoding metal-dependent hydrolase codes for MLGHSHAMSGLAAGAAALPWAPAVGVTGVTGQVAWVAAWGGFAMLPDLDQGGLHWRGAMPRLSGSTVARMWGPVTTTFAGLVSVLARGHRNGTHDLLLAPAAFGGLALLAGGRAWSSLLVLALAIGLALQACHVVVPGRVETTVVGNLALSFGGAWWLTGTGSTALEWLPWAVAGGVVVHVVGDWLTVGGVPVPLTWLLDRPKRVSASLFRTGARVEHWAAGAFAATALVLLYRRTALHDLLGPVVGPVIEPVVALAG; via the coding sequence GTGCTCGGTCACTCGCACGCCATGTCCGGGCTCGCCGCCGGGGCCGCCGCGCTGCCCTGGGCGCCGGCCGTCGGCGTCACCGGCGTCACGGGGCAGGTGGCCTGGGTCGCGGCCTGGGGCGGCTTCGCGATGCTGCCCGACCTCGACCAGGGCGGGCTGCACTGGCGCGGGGCGATGCCGCGCCTGTCCGGCTCGACCGTGGCGCGCATGTGGGGCCCGGTGACCACGACGTTCGCGGGCCTCGTCAGCGTGCTCGCGCGGGGGCACCGCAACGGCACGCACGACCTGCTCCTGGCGCCGGCCGCGTTCGGCGGGCTCGCCCTGCTCGCCGGCGGCCGGGCGTGGAGCTCGCTGCTGGTCCTCGCCCTGGCGATCGGGCTGGCGCTGCAGGCGTGCCACGTCGTCGTCCCGGGCAGGGTCGAGACCACCGTGGTCGGCAACCTCGCGCTCTCCTTCGGCGGGGCCTGGTGGCTGACCGGCACGGGCAGCACCGCGCTGGAGTGGCTGCCCTGGGCCGTGGCCGGCGGCGTCGTCGTGCACGTCGTCGGCGACTGGCTGACCGTGGGCGGGGTGCCCGTGCCGCTGACCTGGCTGCTCGACCGCCCGAAGCGGGTGTCCGCGTCCCTGTTCCGCACCGGGGCGCGCGTGGAGCACTGGGCCGCGGGGGCGTTCGCCGCGACGGCGCTCGTGCTGCTGTACCGGCGCACCGCGCTGCACGACCTGCTCGGGCCCGTCGTCGGTCCCGTGATCGAGCCCGTGGTCGCCCTCGCCGGCTGA
- a CDS encoding DUF350 domain-containing protein gives MIAAMLYAVAYTGVGVGLLALGFWVLDLLTPGRLGHHVWVDHRASASVVAAAGALGIGAIAFTTIWTNATSGFGAALLWTVAFGVLGVVLQSLAFLLLDLLTRARLGEVVTAERWNPACAVVAAFQVAVAAVIVASIA, from the coding sequence ATGATCGCCGCGATGCTCTACGCCGTCGCCTACACCGGGGTCGGCGTGGGCCTGCTGGCCCTCGGCTTCTGGGTGCTGGACCTGCTCACCCCAGGGCGGCTCGGACACCACGTGTGGGTCGACCACCGGGCCAGCGCCTCCGTCGTGGCGGCCGCGGGTGCCCTCGGCATCGGCGCCATCGCCTTCACGACCATCTGGACCAACGCCACCTCCGGCTTCGGCGCGGCGCTGCTGTGGACGGTCGCGTTCGGGGTGCTCGGGGTGGTGCTGCAGTCCCTCGCGTTCCTCCTGCTGGACCTGCTCACGCGGGCCCGGCTCGGGGAGGTCGTCACGGCGGAGCGGTGGAACCCGGCGTGCGCCGTCGTCGCCGCCTTCCAGGTGGCCGTCGCCGCGGTGATCGTCGCCAGCATCGCCTGA
- a CDS encoding glutathionylspermidine synthase family protein: MIREPSAVRPDWRERVEAVGLVYPTTPQPDGTELPYWYEAAAYVLTEAEVAELEAVTERLHGMCVEAAAFLASGALGDLGLPPDALEAVRASIAEAPPSLYGRFDLRHDGAGPAKLLEYNADTPTGLVEAAVAQWHWLQDLHPDRDQWNSLHDRLVAAWQRVARRTGRGTVHLAHSGQEESGEEWMTVAYLRDTAMLAGWLTYGLEVEQLGWDPTARRFVGLSDEPVEVCFKLYPWEDMLREPFGRRAVLSDVVWIEPLWKVVLSNKALLAALWHLYPGHENLLPAHLHEPGSLTEWVAKPLHGREGGGIRARAAGVSIDQPGRWGAEGYCYQQWAPLPDFDGNRAVVGSWVVDGVAAGCGIRESDSWITDERARFVPHWIDAPAPGTAQVRSWLEEDR, translated from the coding sequence GTGATCCGCGAGCCCAGCGCGGTGCGGCCGGACTGGCGCGAGCGCGTCGAGGCCGTCGGGCTCGTCTACCCCACGACGCCGCAGCCGGACGGCACCGAGCTGCCCTACTGGTACGAGGCGGCCGCGTACGTGCTCACCGAGGCGGAGGTCGCCGAGCTGGAAGCGGTCACCGAGCGCCTGCACGGCATGTGCGTGGAGGCCGCCGCCTTCCTCGCCTCGGGGGCCCTGGGCGACCTGGGCCTGCCGCCGGACGCGCTGGAGGCGGTGCGCGCCAGCATCGCGGAGGCGCCGCCGTCCCTGTACGGGCGCTTCGACCTGCGCCACGACGGCGCCGGGCCGGCGAAGCTGCTCGAGTACAACGCCGACACCCCGACCGGGCTGGTGGAGGCCGCCGTCGCGCAGTGGCACTGGCTGCAGGACCTCCACCCCGACCGCGACCAGTGGAACTCCCTGCACGACCGCCTCGTCGCCGCCTGGCAGCGCGTGGCCCGGCGCACCGGCCGCGGCACGGTGCACCTGGCGCACTCGGGCCAGGAGGAGTCCGGCGAGGAGTGGATGACGGTCGCGTACCTGCGCGACACCGCGATGCTCGCCGGGTGGCTGACCTACGGCCTGGAGGTCGAGCAGCTCGGCTGGGACCCGACGGCCCGGCGGTTCGTGGGCCTGTCGGACGAGCCCGTGGAGGTCTGCTTCAAGCTCTACCCCTGGGAGGACATGCTCCGCGAGCCGTTCGGGCGGCGGGCCGTGCTCTCGGACGTCGTGTGGATCGAGCCGCTGTGGAAGGTCGTGCTCTCCAACAAGGCGCTGCTGGCGGCGCTGTGGCACCTGTACCCGGGCCACGAGAACCTCCTGCCCGCCCACCTGCACGAGCCCGGCTCCCTGACCGAGTGGGTGGCCAAGCCGCTGCACGGGCGCGAGGGCGGCGGCATCCGGGCGCGCGCCGCGGGCGTGTCGATCGACCAGCCCGGCCGGTGGGGCGCCGAGGGGTACTGCTACCAGCAGTGGGCGCCGCTGCCCGACTTCGACGGCAACCGGGCCGTGGTCGGCTCCTGGGTCGTCGACGGGGTGGCGGCCGGCTGCGGGATCCGCGAGTCGGACTCCTGGATCACCGACGAGCGGGCCCGCTTCGTGCCCCACTGGATCGACGCCCCGGCGCCCGGCACCGCGCAGGTGCGCTCGTGGCTGGAGGAGGACCGATGA
- a CDS encoding tRNA-dihydrouridine synthase: protein MGQLESDDGRSPMTVRRSARVALAVTPALAVALGGCASGASTGTGADEDGEPTSQAVCVDEDTGARVDDDECDDDGTRVGGFGWYFLPLGARIPAVGSRVSGGSYSQPSGTAVRGGAPRAGGTVSADTTGRGGTVVRGGFGGSGSSGG from the coding sequence ATGGGGCAGCTGGAGTCCGACGACGGGAGATCTCCGATGACGGTGCGCAGGTCCGCCCGGGTGGCGCTCGCCGTGACCCCGGCGCTCGCCGTGGCCCTCGGCGGGTGCGCCTCGGGGGCGAGCACGGGGACGGGCGCGGACGAGGACGGGGAGCCGACCTCGCAGGCGGTGTGCGTCGACGAGGACACCGGCGCCCGCGTCGACGACGACGAGTGCGACGACGACGGGACCCGCGTCGGCGGCTTCGGCTGGTACTTCCTGCCGCTGGGCGCGCGGATCCCGGCGGTGGGGAGCCGGGTCAGCGGCGGCAGCTACTCGCAGCCGTCCGGCACGGCGGTGCGCGGCGGCGCACCGCGCGCCGGGGGCACGGTCAGCGCCGACACGACCGGCCGCGGCGGCACGGTCGTGCGCGGCGGCTTCGGCGGGTCCGGGAGCTCGGGCGGGTGA
- a CDS encoding alpha/beta fold hydrolase, translating to MEHWERDGLVLDVRESGPDDGEVVVCLHGFPQDGEAFGAVAPRLAREGLRVLVPDQRGYSPGARPPGRRPYRLHEAVADVLALLDAAGAASAHVVGHDWGGFVAWALAAQHPQRVRSVTVLSTPHPRAVTSVLPRSTQVLRSSYMAFLQLPRLPEALLLGGGGRRLRRLLVRGGLPQHLAERYAQRMLEPGALTAALGWYRALPLGTGLRVGPVRVPTTFLWGRRDPSFAPAAVRGTRALVQGPASGQGLDVGHWLPELAPEEVAAAVLAGVRAAGGRPS from the coding sequence GTGGAGCACTGGGAGCGCGACGGGCTGGTCCTCGACGTCCGCGAGAGCGGGCCGGACGACGGGGAGGTGGTGGTCTGCCTGCACGGCTTCCCGCAGGACGGCGAGGCGTTCGGGGCGGTGGCCCCGCGCCTGGCCCGCGAGGGCCTGCGGGTGCTCGTGCCCGACCAGCGCGGCTACTCCCCCGGCGCCCGCCCGCCCGGACGCCGCCCGTACCGGCTGCATGAGGCGGTCGCCGACGTCCTCGCGCTGCTCGACGCGGCCGGCGCGGCGTCCGCCCACGTGGTCGGGCACGACTGGGGCGGGTTCGTCGCGTGGGCGCTGGCCGCGCAGCACCCGCAGCGCGTGCGGTCGGTCACCGTCCTCAGCACGCCGCACCCGCGGGCGGTGACGAGCGTGCTGCCGCGCAGCACGCAGGTCCTCCGCTCCTCCTACATGGCGTTCCTCCAGCTGCCGCGCCTGCCCGAGGCGCTGCTCCTGGGGGGCGGGGGGCGGCGGCTGCGCCGGCTGCTCGTGCGCGGCGGCCTGCCGCAGCACCTGGCCGAGCGCTACGCGCAGCGGATGCTCGAGCCCGGCGCGCTCACCGCGGCGCTCGGCTGGTACCGCGCCCTGCCCCTGGGCACCGGCCTGCGGGTCGGGCCGGTGCGGGTGCCGACGACGTTCCTGTGGGGACGGCGCGACCCGTCGTTCGCGCCCGCCGCGGTGCGCGGCACGCGCGCGCTCGTGCAGGGCCCGGCGAGCGGGCAGGGGCTCGACGTCGGCCACTGGCTGCCCGAGCTGGCACCGGAGGAGGTCGCGGCCGCCGTCCTGGCGGGGGTGCGCGCGGCGGGAGGGCGGCCCAGTTGA
- a CDS encoding MFS transporter gives MRLATPVLRRDSSSPVLRRQRAAVSLLFALMGATTGSWAARIPDVREQVSLDDARWGLATTASTGGSLLSLVLVAVVIARVGPRRLTRLAAPLLLINAPLLASAHHPVPLVAGLVVQGFATNLLSTPMNAQAVQVERAAGRPVLSTFHACFSLGQLAGGLAGVVAASAGLVPAVQLAATGAVLGMLLAVTARWQPPDDVVPAHERTRLRVTPQLALLAGIALLAALVEGTTVQWSAVYAADALGAGAAAGAAALACFSLAMVVGRLVGDRVVERLGRARSIRASAVLTACGLALALGVGTPLAAGAGFALVGLGSACVVPTVFGLAGNQPGTAPGQGVAVAALGMWPAFLLGPPLVGALAGLAGLRSALWLLVVAAAGIAVLAGRVRPPAPGSDDGTGRARAAEVGAEAGVGTEVGVGTEAGVGSEAGVGAGAVRR, from the coding sequence GTGCGTCTCGCCACCCCGGTCCTCCGCCGCGACAGCTCCTCCCCCGTCCTGCGGCGCCAGCGGGCCGCGGTCTCGCTGCTCTTCGCGCTCATGGGCGCCACCACGGGCAGCTGGGCGGCGCGCATCCCCGACGTGCGGGAGCAGGTCTCCCTCGACGACGCCCGCTGGGGCCTGGCCACGACGGCCTCCACGGGCGGGTCCCTGCTCTCCCTCGTGCTCGTCGCGGTGGTCATCGCGCGCGTCGGGCCCCGCCGCCTCACGCGCCTGGCGGCTCCCCTGCTGCTGATCAACGCGCCGCTGCTCGCGTCCGCGCACCACCCCGTGCCCCTCGTGGCGGGCCTGGTGGTGCAGGGCTTCGCCACGAACCTGCTCTCCACCCCGATGAACGCCCAGGCGGTGCAGGTCGAGCGCGCCGCCGGGCGCCCGGTCCTGTCGACCTTCCACGCGTGCTTCAGCCTCGGCCAGCTCGCCGGCGGGCTCGCCGGCGTCGTCGCCGCCAGCGCCGGCCTCGTGCCCGCGGTGCAGCTGGCGGCCACCGGCGCGGTGCTCGGCATGCTGCTCGCCGTCACGGCGCGGTGGCAGCCGCCGGACGACGTCGTCCCGGCGCACGAGCGCACCCGCCTGCGCGTGACGCCGCAGCTGGCGCTGCTGGCGGGCATCGCGCTGCTCGCCGCCCTGGTCGAGGGCACCACGGTGCAGTGGAGCGCCGTCTACGCCGCGGACGCCCTGGGGGCCGGCGCCGCGGCGGGCGCGGCCGCGCTGGCGTGCTTCTCGCTCGCCATGGTCGTCGGGCGCCTGGTCGGGGACCGCGTCGTCGAGCGGCTCGGGCGCGCCCGCAGCATCCGCGCGTCCGCGGTGCTCACGGCGTGCGGCCTCGCCCTCGCCCTCGGGGTGGGCACCCCCCTGGCCGCCGGCGCCGGCTTCGCGCTCGTCGGCCTGGGTTCGGCGTGCGTGGTGCCCACCGTCTTCGGCCTGGCCGGCAACCAGCCGGGCACCGCACCGGGCCAGGGGGTCGCCGTCGCCGCCCTCGGGATGTGGCCGGCCTTCCTCCTCGGGCCGCCGCTGGTCGGCGCCCTCGCCGGCCTGGCGGGCCTGCGCAGCGCCCTGTGGCTGCTGGTGGTCGCGGCCGCCGGCATCGCCGTGCTCGCCGGGCGCGTGCGGCCGCCCGCGCCCGGCTCGGACGACGGCACCGGGCGTGCGCGCGCCGCCGAGGTGGGCGCCGAGGCCGGAGTGGGCACCGAGGTCGGAGTGGGCACCGAGGCCGGTGTGGGCTCCGAGGCCGGAGTGGGCGCCGGCGCCGTCAGGCGGTGA